A region of the Arenibacter antarcticus genome:
TTTATAATAAAAGAACGCTTATTGGTGCGGATTCTAAGGACAACGTTCATGTTTCCCTCACCAGGCTTTTCTACAGTGAGAATTTGTTCGTGTTTGGAATCAAAAAAACCAATATTGTGTAAACAAATCTCAAAATCTGAAATTGAAGTAGTGGCATCTAGGTACATCCTGTTTTTATATTTTTTTTAAGCTTTGCCAGAAATCTGTTTTCATAATTTCTATATCTATTTCTGTATGGATGTTAATTAAGCGCTGCGTATTTTCTGTAGGAGTTAAAAAAGTTTCGGTTTTTGATAATTCGGGATGAGCGAGTGCTTCTATGATAGCAACATCCCACATAATCCAGCTTCTCTTTTCCAGATCTTCTTTGGTCCACCAGCGTTCATAGGTTTCCCATCGGTTTATCAGATAATCAGAGATACCTCCCTTATTTTTTAAATTGATCTCTACTTCTGCTTTTTTAAACACAAGGTGCTGGCTCGTAGTTGCTGTCATTATAGTAAGATCTAGACCTTCGGTATTTAGAAGAATCTCTACCGCTTTAGGGTCATTTCCTGTATTGAATTCCTTTTTATCATAAGTATTGGTTTTTACATTATGCCAAAAACCGAGATAGTGTACTTTCAATTTTGGTATAATGGATGGATCCTCCAAAATTGCACTGGCAACATTGGTACAAGAACCTAAAACGACTACATTCAATTTTTGACCGGCAGGCAATTTATGCGCCATACCAACTATAAAATTCGAAGCAGGAGAATTAGCGGATTCTGCACTATTCGTTATGGGTACATTACTCCCCAAAGGAAGCGGAATAGCATTCTGCCCCATTAACCGAAGTATTTTTTCATTAATTCTTTGGCTTTCATAAACACTACTATCTGTTGCCAATGGTGATGTATGAAACTGTGCTGAAGTAATGCCTAGAATATTGAATTTGGGCTCTGCAATTGCTCGTACAATGGCATAAAGATCATCTACTTCATTTGCCGTATCAGCATCAATAATGATGGGTAGACGCATATCTTTATCCTGTGCTTCTACAGGGACTTGTACGAAAAGGAATACTGGAATTATAAATTGAAGCAAAGAGAGGTGAATAGCTTTATGAAAATTTAGGGTTTTAAATGTCCGGAGTTTATTATTTTGCTTCTGCATTCATTCTTTCTATAATTGTTGAAATAATTAATATTTACAGTATACAGGATAAAAATGTGCCTAATTTAATGGAGTCCATTTTTATCATTGACAGCTATTTTGGTCAAAACAACTGTATAGCACCAATTGTAACTGTATGGGTGATCCTGCGTTTGGTCGTATAAATTGATCGAACATTACCTATCGTAATATTAAAAACACATATTTTTTATGGAGCTCGCTGGCTACGCTAAAATATAGTTGCCATTGCT
Encoded here:
- a CDS encoding nucleoside hydrolase, translating into MQKQNNKLRTFKTLNFHKAIHLSLLQFIIPVFLFVQVPVEAQDKDMRLPIIIDADTANEVDDLYAIVRAIAEPKFNILGITSAQFHTSPLATDSSVYESQRINEKILRLMGQNAIPLPLGSNVPITNSAESANSPASNFIVGMAHKLPAGQKLNVVVLGSCTNVASAILEDPSIIPKLKVHYLGFWHNVKTNTYDKKEFNTGNDPKAVEILLNTEGLDLTIMTATTSQHLVFKKAEVEINLKNKGGISDYLINRWETYERWWTKEDLEKRSWIMWDVAIIEALAHPELSKTETFLTPTENTQRLINIHTEIDIEIMKTDFWQSLKKI